One window of the Streptomyces sp. TS71-3 genome contains the following:
- a CDS encoding MFS transporter gives MATRVLSHLPAPPARPDSPSAARAPGATVTDPALVKRAVKAAALGNAMEWFDFGVYSYLAVTLGKVFFPSGSPTAQLLSTFGAFAAAFLVRPLGGMVFGPLGDRIGRQKVLAVTMIMMAAGTFAIGLIPSYGAIGVGAPVLLLAARLVQGFSTGGEYAGASTFIAEYAPDRRRGFLSSWLEFGTLAGYIAGAGLVTLLTVLLPGGDLTSWGWRLPFLVAGPIGLVGLYLRLRLEETPAFAAQMQSAGMKRRPKVRVRETVTGQWRALLVCVALVLVYNVTDYMLLSYMPSYLTGQLHYGETQGLLVVLGVMALMMAVQPFAGALTDRLGRRPVIGAGCAGFLALSVPALLLIRHGGVLPLALGLGALGLLLVCFTASMPAALPALFPTRVRYGSLSIGFNVSVSLFGGTTPLVVTALIGMTGNVMMPAYYLMAAAVVGGIAVWRMAESAGRPLPGSPPAVEPASARARHRVPA, from the coding sequence ATCGCAACGCGTGTCCTCTCCCATCTCCCGGCCCCGCCCGCACGCCCGGACTCCCCCTCCGCGGCCCGCGCCCCGGGCGCCACGGTCACCGACCCCGCGCTGGTCAAGCGGGCCGTGAAGGCGGCAGCGCTCGGCAACGCCATGGAGTGGTTCGACTTCGGGGTGTACAGCTACCTCGCCGTCACGCTGGGCAAGGTCTTTTTCCCGTCCGGCAGCCCGACCGCGCAGCTGCTGTCCACCTTCGGCGCGTTCGCCGCGGCCTTCCTCGTGCGCCCGCTCGGCGGCATGGTCTTCGGCCCGCTCGGCGACCGGATCGGCAGGCAGAAGGTGCTGGCCGTCACCATGATCATGATGGCCGCGGGCACCTTCGCGATCGGCCTGATCCCGTCCTATGGGGCGATCGGCGTCGGCGCGCCGGTCCTGCTGCTGGCGGCCCGGCTCGTCCAGGGGTTCTCGACGGGCGGCGAGTACGCGGGCGCGTCGACGTTCATCGCCGAGTACGCGCCCGACCGCAGGCGGGGCTTCCTCAGCAGCTGGCTGGAGTTCGGCACGCTGGCCGGCTACATCGCGGGAGCTGGCCTGGTGACGCTGCTGACCGTGCTGCTGCCGGGCGGCGACCTGACCTCCTGGGGCTGGCGCCTGCCGTTCCTCGTCGCGGGCCCGATCGGCCTGGTCGGCCTGTACCTGCGGCTCCGCCTGGAGGAGACGCCCGCCTTCGCGGCCCAGATGCAGTCGGCGGGCATGAAGCGGCGCCCGAAGGTACGGGTGCGCGAGACGGTCACAGGACAGTGGCGTGCGCTGCTGGTGTGCGTGGCGCTCGTGCTGGTCTACAACGTCACCGACTACATGCTGCTGTCGTACATGCCGAGCTACCTCACCGGACAGCTGCACTACGGCGAGACGCAGGGACTGCTGGTCGTGCTGGGCGTGATGGCGCTGATGATGGCCGTCCAGCCGTTCGCCGGGGCGCTCACCGACCGGCTGGGCCGGCGGCCGGTGATCGGCGCCGGCTGCGCGGGCTTCCTCGCGCTGTCCGTGCCGGCGCTGCTGCTGATCCGGCACGGCGGAGTGCTGCCGCTCGCGCTCGGCCTGGGCGCGCTGGGGCTGCTGCTGGTCTGCTTCACGGCGTCCATGCCCGCCGCGCTGCCCGCGCTCTTCCCCACCCGGGTCCGCTACGGCTCGCTGTCCATCGGCTTCAACGTCTCCGTGTCGCTCTTCGGCGGGACGACGCCGCTCGTGGTGACGGCGCTCATCGGTATGACCGGGAACGTGATGATGCCCGCCTACTACCTGATGGCGGCGGCCGTCGTCGGCGGGATCGCGGTCTGGCGGATGGCCGAGTCGGCGGGGCGGCCGCTGCCCGGTTCGCCGCCGGCCGTCGAGCCGGCGTCCGCGCGGGCCCGCCACCGCGTCCCCGCGTAG
- a CDS encoding DUF1992 domain-containing protein, with the protein MTERKPPGIGFESWIDKQIREAEERGEFSGLAGAGRPLPGGTDSTYDELWWVKRKMAQEGLSALPPTLALRKEAEDALEAAHDAPSEAAARRIITAVNERIREAMFKPLPGPPLGKKPYDVEAVAHEWRARHAD; encoded by the coding sequence ATGACGGAGCGCAAGCCCCCGGGTATCGGTTTCGAATCGTGGATCGACAAGCAGATCCGCGAGGCTGAGGAGCGCGGCGAGTTCTCCGGTCTCGCCGGTGCGGGCCGTCCGCTGCCCGGCGGCACGGACAGCACGTACGACGAGCTGTGGTGGGTGAAGCGGAAGATGGCCCAGGAGGGCCTGTCCGCCCTGCCGCCCACGCTGGCCCTCCGCAAGGAGGCCGAGGACGCCCTCGAAGCCGCGCACGACGCCCCCTCCGAAGCGGCCGCCCGGCGCATCATCACCGCCGTGAACGAGCGGATCAGGGAAGCGATGTTCAAGCCGCTGCCCGGCCCGCCCCTCGGCAAGAAGCCGTACGACGTCGAGGCCGTCGCCCACGAGTGGCGCGCCCGGCACGCGGACTGA
- a CDS encoding bifunctional glycosyltransferase 87/phosphatase PAP2 family protein, with product MANVEHGRPGQVLGPGVGSSARARLGAVRVALWVVAAALFVRQVVAVQLQPPGERLTDLETWIGPEGVLHVKGSLYDADQFTGTPFAGLVLKPLAASAENALGLAWTFGTLLLVALLGTVAARALPQPVSRRTSLLAVPVAICLLMLSLPVRNALYLGQTSIIPVLLVLLGCFTVRGQRASGVLIGVAAALQPALLLFTVLLWCTGRRRATLSTGATFAACTALAWAALPHDSVTYWVHHLAGVGLGARPDSLGNQSLHGALLRSGATGPLEIALFLALGALVVGLGLPRAVRYAKDGQLLLAVAVTGCVAVAISPTTWQHQLLWLLLAVVGRVGRRAADRYLWPVAVVLVMTLPPHMLLPNKSFLYPLRDNAVLLAVLAAACAVPFLSRTSPWFQTPVPTAYAPRARPRLRYVPLLPFWRRVVTRPNVLLELLLIRVCYSGYDYVREAARGDRPAAERHGRWVHSAERTLGIDVEHWINHEVVHVPWLRGFLDFYYESFHFGVPLAVLGVLYVRRPVDFRWARTTLGLATLLALLGFWLFPLAPPRLMPALGFVDTVHGVQDFSKPDYGVLTAVTNQYAAMPSLHFGWALWCGIIIALMSRRWWVKALGMLHPFFTLSAIVATGNHWILDAVGGAVAIGVGFGLTYLLSGPRSATAAGGGGEDGGTDTVREGLKGALAGAGTRDPGGTPAGDPALAAQAAPAASTAPAAPSAPTAPAASAESADPVTGTVSPASPSPVTPVRKPSAPESRSSPRQ from the coding sequence GTGGCGAACGTGGAACACGGCAGACCGGGACAGGTCTTGGGGCCGGGAGTCGGCAGCAGCGCACGGGCACGGCTCGGCGCGGTGCGGGTAGCCCTGTGGGTGGTCGCCGCGGCGCTCTTCGTACGGCAGGTCGTGGCGGTGCAACTCCAGCCCCCCGGCGAGCGCCTGACCGATCTGGAGACATGGATCGGGCCCGAGGGCGTGCTGCACGTGAAGGGCTCGCTGTACGACGCGGACCAGTTCACCGGCACGCCCTTCGCCGGGCTCGTCCTCAAGCCGCTCGCCGCCTCCGCGGAGAACGCGCTCGGGCTGGCCTGGACGTTCGGCACCCTGCTGCTGGTGGCGCTGCTCGGCACCGTCGCCGCCCGGGCCCTTCCCCAGCCCGTCTCACGCCGCACCTCGCTGCTGGCCGTGCCCGTCGCGATCTGCCTGCTGATGCTCTCCCTGCCGGTGCGCAACGCCCTGTACCTGGGCCAGACGAGCATCATCCCCGTCCTGCTCGTCCTGCTGGGCTGCTTCACGGTGCGCGGGCAGCGCGCCAGCGGGGTGCTCATCGGCGTCGCCGCCGCGCTGCAACCCGCACTGCTGCTCTTCACGGTGCTGCTGTGGTGCACGGGACGGCGCAGGGCCACGCTCTCCACGGGCGCCACCTTCGCCGCCTGCACCGCCCTCGCCTGGGCCGCCCTGCCGCACGACTCCGTCACGTACTGGGTGCACCACCTCGCGGGCGTGGGCCTCGGCGCGCGCCCGGACAGCCTCGGCAACCAGTCCCTGCACGGCGCCCTGCTGCGCTCCGGCGCGACGGGCCCGCTGGAGATCGCGCTGTTCCTGGCGCTCGGGGCCCTCGTCGTGGGCCTGGGCCTGCCGCGCGCGGTCCGGTACGCCAAGGACGGGCAGTTGCTGCTCGCCGTGGCCGTGACCGGATGCGTCGCCGTCGCCATCTCGCCGACGACCTGGCAGCACCAGCTCCTGTGGCTGCTGCTCGCGGTGGTCGGCCGGGTCGGCAGACGGGCGGCCGACCGCTATCTGTGGCCCGTCGCCGTGGTCCTGGTGATGACGCTGCCGCCGCACATGCTGCTGCCGAACAAGTCCTTCCTGTACCCGCTCCGCGACAACGCCGTACTGCTGGCCGTGCTCGCCGCGGCCTGCGCGGTGCCGTTCCTGTCGCGCACCTCGCCCTGGTTCCAGACCCCGGTCCCCACCGCGTACGCGCCCCGGGCGCGCCCCCGGCTGCGGTACGTGCCGCTGCTCCCGTTCTGGCGCCGCGTCGTCACCCGCCCCAACGTCCTGCTGGAACTGCTCCTCATCCGCGTCTGCTACTCGGGCTACGACTACGTGCGCGAGGCAGCCCGCGGGGACCGGCCGGCAGCCGAGCGGCACGGCAGGTGGGTGCACTCCGCCGAACGGACCCTCGGCATCGACGTCGAGCACTGGATCAACCACGAGGTCGTCCACGTGCCCTGGCTGCGCGGCTTCCTCGACTTCTACTACGAGTCGTTCCACTTCGGCGTGCCGCTCGCGGTGCTCGGCGTGCTGTACGTGCGCCGCCCCGTGGACTTCCGCTGGGCGCGCACCACCCTCGGCCTCGCCACGCTGCTCGCGCTGCTGGGCTTCTGGCTCTTCCCGCTCGCCCCGCCGCGGCTGATGCCGGCGCTCGGGTTCGTCGACACCGTGCACGGCGTGCAGGACTTCTCCAAGCCGGACTACGGCGTGCTGACGGCGGTCACCAACCAGTACGCCGCGATGCCCTCGCTGCACTTCGGGTGGGCGCTGTGGTGCGGCATCATCATCGCGCTGATGTCGCGCAGGTGGTGGGTGAAGGCCCTCGGCATGCTGCACCCCTTCTTCACCCTCTCCGCGATCGTGGCCACCGGCAACCACTGGATCCTGGACGCGGTCGGCGGTGCGGTGGCGATCGGCGTCGGGTTCGGGTTGACGTACCTGCTGTCGGGTCCGCGCAGTGCGACCGCGGCCGGGGGCGGGGGTGAGGACGGCGGTACGGACACCGTCCGGGAGGGCCTGAAGGGTGCCTTGGCGGGCGCCGGCACGCGCGACCCCGGCGGCACCCCCGCCGGGGATCCGGCCCTGGCGGCCCAGGCGGCTCCGGCTGCTTCGACGGCTCCCGCCGCTCCATCCGCTCCGACGGCTCCGGCGGCGTCCGCGGAGAGCGCCGATCCGGTGACAGGGACCGTGAGCCCTGCTTCACCGAGCCCCGTCACACCCGTCCGGAAACCGTCGGCACCAGAATCCCGCTCATCACCGCGGCAATGA
- a CDS encoding MDR family MFS transporter, which produces MGLLLASLDQTIVSTALPTIVSELGGLDHLSWVVTAYLLASTATTPLWGKLGDQYGRKRLFQTAIVIFLFGSVLCGAAESLPELIVFRAVQGLGGGGLIVLSMAIVGDLVPPRERGRYQGLFGAVFGTTSVLGPLLGGVLTQHLSWRWVFYVNVPVGIVALVVIATTLRIPVHTRRHVIDYPGTVLIASVATCLVLVASLGGTTWSWSSPWIIGLAVLGVLLLGVFVAVERRAAEPVLPLRLFRIRTFSLAAVISFVVGFSMFSAMTYLPTFLQVVQGISPTLSGVHMLPMVFGLMLASTVSGQIVSRTGRWKVFPVTGTAVTAVGLLLLHRLDEFSGTLVLSVTFFVFGLGLGLVMQVMVLIVQNSVGYEDLGVATSGATFFRSIGASFGVAIFGTVFATRLGSQIASALGGRPLPPGLSIGSLEADPRGIGRLPPALRPPVVHAYASAITDVFLYAAPIAALAFVLAWFLREDRLRASVRAPEGTETVASNPVERSSHDEAARALSLLASREGRREVYVRITERAGYDLLPASSWLLLRIRRYGATDPVALATRLTLPVPVLAAAVRQLEQRGLAVRQGLPLVLTRHGHEAAERLQSAREACMAELLGDWWRPGRPTDLGELVRDLSKEMCGSDHERPHAGPVRKHRRPRRLRRAVG; this is translated from the coding sequence ATGGGCCTGCTGCTCGCCTCGCTCGACCAGACCATCGTGTCGACCGCGCTGCCCACCATCGTCAGCGAGCTCGGCGGCCTGGACCACCTCTCCTGGGTGGTGACCGCCTACCTGCTCGCCTCCACCGCGACCACCCCGCTGTGGGGCAAGCTCGGTGACCAGTACGGGCGCAAACGGCTCTTCCAGACCGCGATCGTGATCTTCCTGTTCGGCTCGGTCCTGTGCGGTGCGGCGGAGAGCCTGCCCGAACTGATCGTCTTCCGCGCCGTGCAGGGGCTGGGCGGCGGCGGCCTGATCGTGCTGTCGATGGCCATCGTCGGCGACCTGGTCCCACCCCGGGAACGCGGCCGCTACCAGGGGCTCTTCGGCGCGGTCTTCGGCACCACGAGCGTGCTCGGGCCGCTGCTCGGCGGGGTGCTCACCCAGCACCTGAGCTGGCGCTGGGTCTTCTACGTCAACGTGCCCGTCGGCATCGTCGCGCTCGTCGTCATCGCCACCACGCTGCGCATCCCCGTGCACACCAGGCGGCACGTCATCGACTACCCCGGCACCGTGCTGATCGCCTCCGTCGCGACCTGCCTGGTGCTCGTCGCCTCGCTCGGCGGCACGACCTGGTCGTGGAGCTCCCCTTGGATCATCGGTCTTGCCGTGCTCGGCGTCCTGCTGCTGGGGGTCTTCGTGGCCGTGGAGCGCAGGGCGGCCGAGCCGGTGCTGCCGCTTCGGCTGTTCCGCATCCGGACCTTCAGCCTCGCGGCCGTGATCAGCTTCGTGGTGGGCTTCTCGATGTTCTCGGCGATGACGTACCTGCCGACGTTCCTCCAGGTCGTGCAGGGGATCTCGCCGACCCTGTCGGGGGTGCACATGCTGCCGATGGTGTTCGGGCTGATGCTGGCCTCCACCGTCTCCGGGCAGATCGTGAGCCGAACCGGGCGGTGGAAGGTCTTCCCGGTCACGGGCACCGCCGTCACCGCCGTCGGGCTGCTGCTCCTGCACCGGCTCGACGAGTTCAGCGGCACGCTCGTGCTGAGCGTCACCTTCTTCGTGTTCGGGCTGGGACTCGGCCTGGTCATGCAGGTGATGGTGCTGATCGTGCAGAACTCCGTCGGCTACGAGGACCTGGGCGTGGCCACCTCCGGCGCGACGTTCTTCCGGTCCATCGGGGCGTCCTTCGGGGTGGCGATCTTCGGCACGGTCTTCGCGACCCGGCTCGGGTCCCAGATCGCGTCGGCGCTCGGCGGCCGTCCGCTGCCGCCCGGCCTCAGCATCGGCTCGCTGGAGGCGGACCCGCGCGGCATCGGGCGCCTCCCGCCCGCGCTGCGGCCGCCGGTGGTGCACGCGTACGCGTCGGCGATCACCGACGTGTTCCTCTACGCGGCACCGATCGCGGCCCTCGCCTTCGTCCTGGCGTGGTTCCTGCGCGAGGACCGGCTGCGGGCGTCCGTGCGGGCGCCCGAGGGGACGGAGACGGTGGCCAGCAACCCGGTCGAGCGCTCCTCGCACGACGAGGCCGCGCGGGCCCTGTCGCTGCTGGCAAGCCGGGAGGGGCGCCGGGAGGTCTACGTCCGGATCACCGAGCGGGCCGGCTACGACCTGCTGCCCGCGTCCTCATGGCTGCTGCTGCGTATCCGCCGGTACGGGGCCACGGATCCGGTGGCCCTCGCCACGCGCCTCACGCTCCCGGTGCCCGTGCTCGCCGCCGCGGTACGGCAGCTGGAGCAGAGGGGGCTGGCCGTGCGGCAGGGCCTGCCTCTGGTGCTGACACGGCACGGCCACGAGGCCGCGGAACGGCTCCAGAGCGCCCGCGAGGCCTGCATGGCCGAGTTGCTCGGGGACTGGTGGCGGCCCGGCCGCCCGACCGACCTCGGCGAGCTGGTGCGGGACCTCAGCAAGGAGATGTGCGGCTCCGACCACGAACGGCCCCATGCCGGGCCGGTACGCAAGCACAGGAGACCACGGAGGTTGCGGCGAGCCGTGGGGTGA
- a CDS encoding ECF transporter S component, translating into MDPAPAPAVRAPRPHVVRLGPRSVVALVLVSAVGVAGFGWPLLAGPAAQVNAHAQDAPWLFAAVLVLLVAVVAATVSETGLGAKAVAMLGVLAATGAALRPLGAGTAGIEPMFFLMVLSGRVLGPGFGFVLGSVTMFASALLTGGVGPWMPFQMVAMGWFTMGAGLLPAPDRMRGRGELLMLAAYGFLAALAYGTIMNLSGWPFMDTLASGIAFDPGASLPHNLARFLAYCAATSLGWDLGRALCTVVLTLVLGGAVLKALRRATRRAAFEAPVAFRGPADGDRPGTA; encoded by the coding sequence GTGGACCCGGCCCCCGCACCGGCCGTCCGGGCCCCGCGCCCGCACGTGGTACGGCTGGGGCCCCGCTCGGTGGTGGCGCTGGTGCTGGTGAGCGCGGTCGGCGTGGCCGGTTTCGGGTGGCCGCTGCTCGCGGGGCCGGCGGCACAGGTCAACGCGCACGCGCAGGACGCGCCCTGGCTGTTCGCGGCCGTCCTGGTCCTGCTGGTCGCGGTGGTCGCCGCGACCGTCTCGGAGACCGGGCTCGGCGCGAAGGCCGTGGCGATGCTGGGCGTGCTCGCGGCGACCGGCGCGGCGCTGCGACCGCTCGGCGCCGGCACCGCCGGGATCGAGCCGATGTTCTTCCTGATGGTGCTCAGCGGCCGGGTGCTGGGGCCGGGCTTCGGGTTCGTGCTGGGGTCCGTGACGATGTTCGCGTCGGCGCTGCTGACCGGCGGCGTGGGGCCGTGGATGCCGTTCCAGATGGTGGCCATGGGGTGGTTCACGATGGGGGCGGGACTGCTTCCGGCGCCCGACCGGATGCGGGGGCGCGGCGAGTTGCTGATGCTCGCGGCGTACGGCTTCCTCGCCGCCCTGGCCTACGGGACGATCATGAACCTGTCCGGCTGGCCGTTCATGGACACCCTCGCGTCCGGCATCGCCTTCGACCCGGGTGCCTCACTCCCCCACAACCTCGCCCGCTTCCTCGCCTACTGCGCCGCGACCTCCCTCGGCTGGGACCTGGGCCGCGCGCTGTGCACGGTCGTGCTGACCCTGGTGCTCGGCGGGGCGGTCCTGAAGGCACTGCGCCGGGCCACCCGGCGTGCGGCCTTCGAGGCGCCGGTGGCCTTCCGGGGCCCGGCGGACGGTGATCGGCCGGGCACCGCCTGA
- a CDS encoding YoaK family protein: MSATAPGEEPGPHGPLPARGEPATEAASDAARAAELRLLPVLLALTVVSGIIDAVSFLGLGHVFTANMTGNVAVLGFAAAGSGEFSGAHALVSLGAFLAGSAAGGWAARIFAGRARRAWLRAAFTAEAALLAAAAAFSATAPETAAATEYTLVAVTALAMGLRNATVRRLGVADMTTTVLTMTLTGLAADSPLGGGRSVRTVRRVGSVLALLAGALLGGWLVLRHDLWLPLLIAAVMSGILVPTVSGRV; this comes from the coding sequence ATGTCCGCGACCGCGCCGGGCGAGGAGCCCGGCCCCCACGGTCCGCTGCCCGCCCGCGGCGAGCCCGCTACGGAAGCCGCTTCGGACGCCGCTCGGGCCGCGGAGCTCCGGCTGCTGCCGGTGCTCCTGGCGCTGACCGTCGTGAGCGGGATCATCGACGCCGTCAGCTTCCTGGGGCTCGGCCACGTCTTCACCGCCAACATGACGGGCAACGTCGCGGTGCTCGGGTTCGCCGCGGCCGGCTCCGGGGAGTTCTCGGGGGCGCATGCGCTGGTCTCGCTCGGCGCGTTCCTGGCCGGTTCGGCGGCCGGCGGGTGGGCCGCACGGATCTTCGCTGGGCGGGCCCGGCGCGCGTGGCTGCGTGCGGCCTTCACCGCCGAGGCGGCGCTGCTCGCTGCCGCCGCCGCGTTCTCGGCGACGGCGCCCGAGACGGCGGCGGCCACCGAGTACACCCTCGTCGCGGTGACCGCGCTCGCGATGGGCCTGCGCAACGCGACCGTGCGCCGCCTCGGCGTGGCCGACATGACGACGACCGTGCTGACCATGACGCTCACCGGCCTCGCCGCCGACTCCCCGCTGGGCGGCGGCCGGAGCGTCAGGACGGTGCGCCGCGTCGGCTCCGTCCTCGCCCTGCTGGCCGGGGCGCTGCTGGGCGGATGGCTGGTGCTCCGCCACGACCTGTGGCTGCCGCTGCTCATTGCCGCGGTGATGAGCGGGATTCTGGTGCCGACGGTTTCCGGACGGGTGTGA
- a CDS encoding dihydrofolate reductase family protein — protein MERLFSDISMSLDGFIAGPFAGPEHPLGIGGDRLHQWVYQLESWRRQHGLSGGVPGPESDAMRESFERTGAYLMGHGMYRVSSQSWGTHPPFSKPVFVLSHTPREPDVRTGGTTFMFVTDGLRGALARAKDAAGLRDVCLAGGADIIQQAIGAGVLDELRLHIVPVLLGSGTRLFDRIGAEYIEWETSRVNGASGTVHLTLRPTAPARSA, from the coding sequence ATGGAACGACTGTTCTCCGACATCTCGATGTCGCTCGACGGCTTCATCGCGGGCCCGTTCGCGGGTCCGGAGCACCCGCTGGGCATCGGCGGCGACCGTCTGCACCAGTGGGTGTACCAGTTGGAGAGCTGGCGGCGTCAGCACGGCCTGTCCGGAGGCGTCCCCGGTCCGGAGTCCGACGCCATGCGGGAGTCCTTCGAGCGGACCGGCGCGTACCTGATGGGTCACGGGATGTACCGGGTGTCCAGCCAGTCCTGGGGCACGCACCCGCCGTTCAGCAAGCCGGTGTTCGTGCTCAGCCACACCCCGAGGGAACCGGACGTGCGCACGGGCGGCACCACGTTCATGTTCGTGACGGACGGCCTGAGGGGCGCGCTCGCACGCGCCAAGGACGCAGCGGGCCTGCGCGACGTCTGCCTGGCGGGCGGCGCCGACATCATCCAGCAGGCGATCGGCGCCGGGGTCCTCGACGAGCTGCGGCTGCACATCGTCCCCGTCCTGCTCGGGTCGGGCACCCGGCTGTTCGACCGGATCGGCGCCGAGTACATCGAGTGGGAGACCAGCCGCGTGAACGGCGCGTCGGGCACCGTCCACCTGACTCTGCGGCCCACGGCGCCGGCTCGGAGCGCCTGA